From one Salmo salar chromosome ssa09, Ssal_v3.1, whole genome shotgun sequence genomic stretch:
- the LOC123724127 gene encoding cilia- and flagella-associated protein 251 has translation MTLHKSGYVWYIGYFSALTVCVLVLTVSCVLVHRFRDKQREQHTHSWVAAVEQGAVTQHPLLHWIDVNRHLSLSVIVKGDARGKQEEEREEGEEGKKEEGSDKDRGQRRVKRERSEEEVEVEEEKDVSEMEKGSNRDKGEGRMDREREEDGGVEVIGRTKQNNGGEESDGERREGC, from the exons ATGACACTTCATAAGA gTGGGTATGTGTGGTACATCGGCTACTTCTCGGCCCTtacggtgtgtgtgttggtgctgACTGTGTCATGCGTGTTAGTGCACCGCTTCAGAGACAAGCAgagagaacaacacacacactcctgggtgGCTGCCGTCGAACAGGGCGCcgttacccagcatcctctactgcacTGGATAGATGTCAACCGTcacttgtctctgtctgtcattgTCAAGGGAGATGCCAGAGGGAAacaggaggaagaaagagaagagggggaagagggaaagaaagaggaagGTAGCGATAAAGACAGAGGACAAAGAAGAGTaaaaagagagaggagtgaggaggaggtggaggtggaggaggagaaagacgtgagtgagatggagaaaggtagcaATAGAGACAAAGGAGAGggaagaatggacagagagagggaagaggacggTGGTGTTGAGGTGATTGGTAGAACAAAGCAAAACAACGGAGGAGAagaaagtgatggagagagaagagagggatgttag